The uncultured Methanoregula sp. genomic sequence TGGGTGTTCCGGGGGGGCAGACGTGGTTATTCAGGAATTGTTCCAGGTTTATACTTGCTGATAGTCCCTTTGGCGTTATCTGGCTTATAGTATCATGTTTTTTCAGGGAGAATTACCAGGATTCTTACCCCTGATGAACCTTTTGCAAGCTCGATGAGATCCCCGTCACGCAGCAGCTCTTTTACATTCTTCTCAAGCTTCCGGTTATTCAGCTGGGTTCCCCCGGTGCTTCCGCAGTCCTCGATGTGCCAGACACCCTTTTCCTGCAGGAATCTGCCGTGGGGCTTTGATACGCGCGTCACCGCGGTATAGCCATCGGAAAGAACCACGTCGTCAGGACTGCCCGTGGCGGCGTTATCAGGATCGATCCTCCCGAAATTAACGATGTCGCTTTTGAGGAGGAAGAGTTTCCCGTCATCCGGGCCCCCGAGCACGATCGCTGCTGGCATATTGCCCAGCACTTCTTTTGAGAGTGTCCCTTTGACCTCGTCGAGCCTCCGCGAGATCTCGCTTCCCACGATCTGGACCCTCGTGTTTGAGAAGAACCCCAGGTTCCGTATGATGGCCTCAAGCCCCCCGGGAACGAGAGAGTACTGCCAGACCGGGTGAATTCCCTTGGAGGTCGGCGCCCCAAGGCCCGCCTCCTTCTTGATAACCCCGATACTCAGCAGCTTGTCGAGATGCTTTTTTGTATTCTCGTAACTTGTCTCGATCTCTTTTGAGATCGCCCGGGCATCCCGGGGTTTCTTCTCGATGAATTTTAATATCCTGAGCCGGGCGCTGCTCGAGAGAACATCCAGGTATTCTGACAGTTCTTCAAGCGAGTCCGACTCTTCGTGAATAATGATTGTGGGTGACTTGTCTGCAGGATTCATAGCGCTCCACCCGGGTAGTTCTTTGCCCTTTCTGGTAAAACCTGTTGGTTACCGGAAGAGTTAGGCATAACGGTTTATATTTCCTCCCCATACCGTTACCCTTCTGGTTGATTGTTCTAACCCGGAGGTTATGCACTCCAACCCGGGCGATTTTGTGTATTTATCTGTCCGGCCAAAAGAGGTTATTAGCAGGTGATGCACGAACACGAATCGGCGCATTCACCGACCCATACACAACTTCACGGAGAACTGAACAATGGACA encodes the following:
- a CDS encoding FHA domain-containing protein yields the protein MNPADKSPTIIIHEESDSLEELSEYLDVLSSSARLRILKFIEKKPRDARAISKEIETSYENTKKHLDKLLSIGVIKKEAGLGAPTSKGIHPVWQYSLVPGGLEAIIRNLGFFSNTRVQIVGSEISRRLDEVKGTLSKEVLGNMPAAIVLGGPDDGKLFLLKSDIVNFGRIDPDNAATGSPDDVVLSDGYTAVTRVSKPHGRFLQEKGVWHIEDCGSTGGTQLNNRKLEKNVKELLRDGDLIELAKGSSGVRILVILPEKT